One segment of Salvelinus fontinalis isolate EN_2023a chromosome 42, ASM2944872v1, whole genome shotgun sequence DNA contains the following:
- the LOC129841287 gene encoding early growth response protein 2b-like, whose translation MLNNMDLNSKDSFYPQFENCSGSSLGMENIARKDTQEMFSDAERGAPAHFTPEGAPVTLKTEASNSDFAFNPCEGPKGTTSSSLAYTGRFYVEATQGGPCSTETLLNMITEIVGISTLPISEVQLSTMDSNSFGDAGVQRQSSTCSATPPLYSPGQTCPSYPDGESGGQAQDSTSPQVSFGSPAQVRNQNSTTVPQSEAASFPVVVKNEFDSSCYEWGTFNKSDPYLETSFHSSETFPMSSDFPSDQQVDVKELLDSFSPMCPNPEMEFKVEGGIKQEQCYSDTCSQSFCSSLYPNYPVPVMDLSTNNLLKPAMFPNIELPPLSNQCDSSCQLTSPALPSTIDSILYSSLLPDSFAQSYTPRAQKAPRVRKSPAASTGPAKEKPFTCPMENCDRRFSRSDELNRHIRIHTGHKPFQCRICLRSFSRSDHLTTHTRTHTGEKPFSCDVCGKRFARSDERKRHGRVHLKQKEKMELKPQVISAWPCTLPDGI comes from the exons ATGCTGAACAACATGGATTTGAACTCTAAAGATTCCTTCTACCCACAGTTTGAGAATTGTAGCGGTTCTTCCCTGGGGATGGAAAATATCGCTCGGAAAGATACCCAGGAGATGTTTTCGGACGCAGAGAGAGGAGCACCTGCCCATTTTACCCCTG AGGGAGCACCTGTAACCCTGAAAACCGAGGCCTCCAACTCAGATTTCGCCTTTAATCCCTGCGAGGGGCCCAAaggcaccacctcctcctccctcgccTACACAGGCAGATTCTATGTCGAGGCGACCCAGGGGGGCCCGTGCAGCACTGAGACATTGCTCAACATGATCACAGAAATTGTCGGTATTTCTACGTTACCGATCTCCGAAGTTCAACtgagcaccatggacagcaacaGCTTCGGCGACGCGGGCGTCCAGAGGCAATCCTCCACCTGCAGCGCCACCCCGCCCCTGTACTCTCCGGGGCAGACATGCCCCAGCTACCCCGACGGTGAGTCCGGCGGCCAAGCTCAAGATTCAACCTCTCCCCAGGTGAGCTTCGGCTCCCCCGCTCAAGTCCGAAACCAGAACAGCACCACCGTTCCGCAGTCAGAAGCTGCGTCTTTTCCAGTGGTGGTCAAGAATGAATTCGATAGCAGCTGTTACGAATGGGGCACGTTCAATAAATCGGACCCCTATTTGGAAACGAGCTTCCATTCATCAGAAACGTTCCCGATGTCCAGTGACTTCCCGTCTGACCAACAAGTGGATGTAAAGGAACTTTTGGACTCATTTTCACCCATGTGTCCTAACCCAGAGATGGAGTTCAAAGTTGAAGGTGGAATCAAGCAGGAGCAGTGCTATTCTGACACCTGCTCTCAGAGTTTCTGCAGTTCTCTTTACCCCAACTACCCAGTGCCAGTCATGGACCTCTCAACCAACAACCTCCTCAAGCCAGCTATGTTTCCCAACATTGAACTTCCGCCATTATCTAATCAGTGCGATTCGTCTTGCCAGCTTACCTCACCAGCTTTACCCAGTACTATAGACTCAATTCTTTACTCCTCCTTGTTGCCAGACTCCTTTGCCCAAAGTTACACGCCGCGCGCGCAAAAGGCACCGCGTGTCAGGAAAAGCCCCGCCGCATCCACCGGGCCTGCCAAAGAGAAACCCTTCACCTGCCCCATGGAGAACTGCGACCGGCGCTTCTCCCGCTCGGATGAACTCAACAGGCACATCCGCATCCACACGGGACACAAACCCTTTCAGTGCCGCATCTGTCTGCGCAGTTTCAGCCGTAGCGACCACCTCACCACCCACACCCGGACTCACACGGGAGAGAAGCCGTTCTCCTGCGACGTATGCGGCAAAAGGTTCGCTCGGAGCGACGAGAGGAAACGGCACGGTCGCGTGCACCTGAAACAGAAAGAAAAGATGGAGCTGAAGCCACAAGTGATCAGTGCATGGCCATGTACTCTTCCCGATGGAATTTGA